The following is a genomic window from Patagioenas fasciata isolate bPatFas1 chromosome 1, bPatFas1.hap1, whole genome shotgun sequence.
TGGTTAAATGTGCATAGTCTAGGACTGGAAAGAGAGCACAGAGCTGCCTCATTATCCCCTTTGGGCACTCAACAAATTAGGCAGCACAACATCCCTGGcagcccagctccatcccagcagtCCTTTTCTTTCAATGTGGGGAAGGGCACAGACCATTAGGATGAGATAGaacgagagaaaatggcctcaagttgcaccagggaagggttAGCTGagatataaggaaaaatttcttcacagaaagggttgtcaggtgttggaacagtctgcccagggaagtgatgaagtcaccatccctgaaagtgattaaaagatgtgtagatgaggttcttagggatatggtttagtgcctgagttaggttatggttggactctatggccctgaagatctcttccaaccaaaacgattccatGCCCTATTAAACCTGCAGGGAATGCTGTCAACAAGGAACCAACCTTCCCTTGACATGTCCACCCCCTTGGCCAACCTGACCACCCTCTGAGCCAGTCCTGGGGGCGAGGCAAGCGGGGATGCTGCTCCCACCAGTCCCGCACCTGCCTCTGGCactgtgagccagcactgtgcccttgtggccaggaaggccaatggcatcctggggtgtattagaagggggtggttagtaggtcgagagaggttctccttcccctctactctgccctgatgataccacatctggaatattgtgtccagttctgggcccctcagttcaagaaggacagggaactgctggagagaatccagcgcagagccacaaagatgatggagtggagcatctcccttatggggaaaggctgagggagctgggtctctttagcttggagaaaaggagactgaggggtgacctcattcatgttgataaatatgtaaagggtgagtgtcacgaggatggagccaggctcttcttgatgacaaccactcataagacaaggggcaacgggtataaactggaacacaggaggttcgatttaaatttgagaagaatcttcttcacagtgagggtgacagaacactggaacaggctgcccaggggggttgtggagtctccttctctggagacattcaaaacccgcctggacacattcctgtgcaacctcatctaggtgttcctgccccagcaggtggattggactggatgatctttgaggtcccttccagtccctaacgttctgtgattcggTGGAGCCCGCGCGGGCCGTCAGGGGGCGCAGCTGCGACGCGTACCCCGCGGGGGCGGGGCTCCCCCGACGGCGCGAGGCCGGCCCCGCCTCCTGGCGCCTGCGGCTTAGCTGAGCGCACAAGATGGCGCCGGGGCCGCCTCCCAGCGCCGCTGAGGTGTACCGGCCCAACCGATTCGTCTCGCTGCCGGCCGAGCTCGACCGGGACACCTATGACGTGTCGCCGGAGAAGCGCCGCGCGGAGGCCGAGCGCCTGGCCATCCGCGCCCGCCTGAAGCGGCAGtaccagctgcagctcaacaaccCCAACCCGCCCGCCATCATCGTGAgtggggcggggggcgcgggctgGCGAAGGGGAACCGGGAGGGTCGCGGGGCCTGGTCCGCACCGCCCGGCGTCCTGGAGCGGGGCCCGGGCCTGGGTCTGTGCTGGCGGGGCGCTGCGCTGCCCTCCCCTCCGCGTGACCTTGTGGCCCGTCCCGGCCTGTGCCGGGCGGCAGCCGCGGCCTTTCCCGGCCCCAGCCTCTGCGCAGGGTTGGGGGCTGTCGCAGGGTCCCCGGGGCCTTACCGTGGTTTTCTTCCCGCCCAGGAAGATCCCGCCTTGATCCGCTGGGCCTACGCGAGGACGCAGAATGTGTACCCTACTTTCCGCCCGACACCCAAGACATCCTTTCTAGGGGCCCTTTTTGCCTTGGGTCCTCTCCTCTTCTGGGCCGCTGTCTTTAAAGTGGAGAGGGTGAGTCTGTGGGCAACACATCAGTGAACACCGAATTGTAAAATGTAGATCTGCCCGGAGGCTTCATTGATGGGTTTCTCTTACACCTGAGAATGATTAGTACTGTTTAAGTAATGAGGCTGATGCTGAGCCTGCTCTCTCAAAGCCTCATAACTGTTTGCTAAGTCCTGTTGTGTTAAGAGCCCTGTGTGGTACCCTTGGGTATGGCAAATCACAGTTACTCTGCTCAGGATGTTTTGTCATAACAATTCTCTCCTTAGCACTGACAGTGTAAATTAGTCATAAGAAACTCTTTATTTTCAGCTGTTGACGTGCAGTAACAGtgctttctaaaataaataagtagGGAGTTTATGGATGACAGATGTAGCGAGGTCTCTGTGAATTGCTTGACCATTAATCTAATGAAGCAAACAGGGAGGAGTACTTGTGTGGATTAGAGTGCCTGATCTCAGCTGGATTTTTAAGATTTTTAGAAGGTTTATCTTGCTTCTGTTCCAACTCCTGAAATGTGGGTGTCAGAATCTGAGCAATGGTAGATTGTTCTGAAAATACTGAgctatatacatacataaaaaatGTTAGGTGACTGGCAGATGGTGGCTCTTTTTGCTAGTGAATTTGTGGCTATTGTAAAACACTTTTATTTCCCTCGTTTGCACAAAACTAGTATTTTTAGATCGAGTCACAAGCCAGGGAGTACAAACATCAGTTACAATTAATAGAATATTTGTAGGGGATGCTGTTTACTAGGATGAATCGAAAATACAGGGTTTAGGATACATGCCAAATGTGTTGATGTGAATGTTTTTgagacttcagcatttctgcactATTGtcatgttggtttggttttgtatgtGAAGCCACACTTGGGCTTACCTGCTAAGGGTGGCCTAGCATGTGAGTATTTGAAAATACACCTGTGAGAGTGAAATCTGGACATAGTTGCCTGGGAATATTTAAGGTGAAATCTTTAATGTAGTCTCCAGGacagtttgttttcctttattctaGTTCTTTTACTGATGTTTGgagatttttcttgtttttctggtaGTATATAAAGCCCAAGAGCTGTTACAACAAACACCTTTCAGAGAAAAAGAGTGTATGTCTGGAAAAATGAGATAAATTGCCAAGTTTTGACCTAGTCTTCTGGTTTTATCCAGCAGAAGGAATCTGGGCAATATCTGCAGTGTCCATGTACTGTAACAACACTTGTCAGAAAGGTACCTGGCTCCAGAGTGAGATACAAATAGGCTGAAAGTGAACACAGGCACGTTTAGCCAAGTTATTAAGAAGTTTCTCCATAATTAGATATCTAAACTGGATTATTCAGCCAGAAGCAGGAGATAAAAACTACAAGTATAAATTAGCTGTGACACAACTAGTTTGGTGAAAAATACATCACAGTAATTGGTCTCTGCTGGCTTGTGAGAGTGGATAGATGTGCAGAGAGATCAGTCTGAGCATGTCTTGCTGCTCTGGTAGGTGAAGCTAAAATGCCttgttctttttttgctttttaaccaCAAAAGCTGCTACCAGAGTTTGCctacagaatcatttcagctggaagagacccataAGATCATGTGTGGTGCTAACTTCCTTTAGTGCATGCTGAAATACTCAAACTGCTTTTCTCCTGTCCTAGGCTTATTGAAGTTTCTTCTCTAATAGGATAATGATGAATGTTCTCTTTCTTCCACAGGATCATAAAGAGAAGCTTATCCAAGAGGGTAAATATGAGCGACCATTCAGTGTATTTTAAGTTCCTGGAATTGCAGTGCCGTTCGCAGGATAGAAATAAAATAAGATGTATTATGTGCTGACGTTTCTCCTTCGTAAGAATAAAACTTAATTGCTCGTTGTTTGTCTTGCATCTTTAACGATTATGGGGAGTGCAGAAATGCAGGATCCTGGTATCTAATGCAGATAAATAAGGAGAGGGTGTCCTGAACTCAACCAGCATACTCTTTTGGTCTGCGTGTAGAGGCTCCTTTGGAACTGTGGAAGTTGCTGCTGTCAGAGCAGCACAGACTGAAGTTTAAAATTAGTAGCAGGCTAAAATACTAAGCAAGCCCAAAGCAGTGTCCTCAAGAACTACTGTTTGCCTATAGGTATTTCTTCCTGGTGGCAGTTTGACTCTGTAGTTTGCCCTAATTGGATAATGGGCAAGTTCTGTGATACTTTACTAGAAATTTTAGGAGCCTGCCTACCTGCTCTCAATAActtgagtggtttttttttttttttccttaataaaaaaCAGTCCTAAACcatgtatttgtttatttcaaTAAACTTTGGATAAAATAACCAGGCTTGGAAAAAGTGAGCTGAACATTGTTGTGGTGTATGTGACTAGCATTTCTGCTAATTCTGAGGTTCCTCTGAGTGGGagacaagaaataaaaaggatttttattttttatattggtTCTGTTGCAGTATAGGAGAATTCTGTTTCACAACTTCAGATAGGCcatgataaaaaataaaaccaaacataaGTTCATCTTTTGCCTGCAAACATGTCTTCTCTGCTTATTCCTACAGGAGCACACGTCTTTTCTGTTCAGGTCAACTGGTGTAGAGCATATGGAATTGTTACTGTCGAAGTACTCAAACATGAATGCAGGGAAAAGATTGTTAATTCAGACTAATTTTCACATGGCTTGTAGGTGCCATTATGATCCAAAAGCCCTCGTTCTTCAGACATTGTACAAGAATGGTTTCTTCCCAAATATTGAGATCCAGGCCAAAAACTGTAGTCTGATGCTGAAGTTGAAAACTCCCCTCTGCTTTCCAGGAAAGCAGCCTGTTTGGAGTTGGCAAGAGCAGCTCTGCTAAGTCACCTCCCTGCATGATTAGGGTGCAGATATGGGCCATTTGCAGTCCTCTGCTTCATCAGAGTGAGTCAAGGTTTTTCATGTAATCATGGAGtggctggggtgggaagggacctctggagatcatctggtccagtccTCTGCTTAAATAGGGCAACCTAGAGCTAGCTGCCTAGGACCATATCCAGACAGCTGCTGAGTATCTCCGAAGATGGAGAGACTCCAGAACGAACCTCTCTGGGTGATGTGTCAGTATTCAGTCACTCTCATGGTAAAAATGAATTTCCTtggtgtggtgtggggttttttggtgttggttttttgttttgtgttttagggtgggttggttggttggtttgggatttttgttgttgtttggtttttgtttgtttgtttttaattgtttccTGTTGCAGCTCTTCCCTTTACTCTCCAGGTCATGAAAGGTCAAGGCTATGGGGAGCTTGGCACCAAGGTTGTGTGCAGCAGCTAGCTGTTCAAGGCTGTGGCCTGCTTTTGCAATCCCATATGTGCTCTCGGCAACCCTCTTGCACCTGTCTCTGCAGCATGTTCTTCTAGCTTAACTAAAGCAAACCCAGATTATTCTGTCTGCAGAACAGCTTCTAAAAGACTGTCACAAATAATATTACAAGATACGGCTGTGGGTCACTGCAGAGAGAGAGGCATCAATGCATGGAGAAAGTGGTATTTAGGGAAAGAAATAATTGCTTGTCTGAGCATGCTAAATTAACTGTCTTCCTGCTGCCACAAACTAATTTCATCTCCCAGGACCCATTTCCTCAGCTAATTGGAACTTGAGCTGCCACGTGTGTAAATTCTCCCTTGCAGCTGTATTTGTTTCAGGCCAGTTGAGCAAATGGTTCACAATGGGTTGTAGATGAGTGCAGTGCCTCTAGTATTTTAGGCCAGCCTTGTATTGCTGCTTGTGGCACCTGCCACAGCCCTTTCCTTTGCAGATGAGCATATCTGATGCTATGTCCCTGCAGATTTGAGCGTGGTGCTTGGGGAAAGGCTGCCCTACTTTTCTGTTGTTTGCAGAAGTCTCCAAGTGGTTTTCTTGGAAGTAACAAACGTGCTGCGCCACTGGAGGTGGAGTTGGTGGTTTGAAGCAGCAGTGCTGGATGCGTAGAGGAAGGAAAGGGGAGTTTCCCTTCAGAAATGTAGGGTGAAGACAGGAGAGTGATTCTGCTTCGTGGAATTTCACCCTTGTCTGATGTGTTGCCACCCATGTCTGCTTCAGTGAGGAGTCTATAGCAAGAGAAACTCAAGACTGCAGATCACTGGGTGGTAATTTAGGTCCCAAACAGAAAACAAGCTTTTCCCCTTTGCCTGTGAAACATTTAGATCTCCTTTATCCTTGCATCAGTCTGATTAAATCAGCTTCTCTGGCAAATTGATTCTCCTGAATGTCCTTTCCTGAGATGGCTATTTTAGAGTAAACATCTCCCTGTAGATTTTATAATGTAATATTTGCTCAAAGctgatgcttttttattttttccccccaaggaTCTGGTGCAGATCCAAAACCAATGATGGATGTAACTGACTAAAGTTATATGTTGCTGCTCTGCATTTCCTTCTCTTGTGGAAAACTGAGGATTTTTTCTATCGGGAAGTAAGAAAGAGATAGCACCAAGCTTAGAAACTGTTTCATGTGGGTATATGCTAAAGCACAGGCCTGAGGTTTGGATTGCCTGGGCTGTGCTCCTGGTTCCCTACTTGGGGCTTATGCTTTCTGCCTCCACCATGTGTAACTCACCACATAGGGGTGAGGCTTCCACATTCCAGTGATTTTTGAGAGCCTCTACAATGTTGTCTGCATTTGAGCTTTCTTCCAGGCACCTTCCCAGGAACAAATGTCTGGCCATACAAGTTCTTTTGCATTCGCTATGCTGCAAATTAACACTTAACGAGGGAGGGAATTTGTCAAGTGCTGATGAACAAGTCAATGTTGAAGGACGTGTTGAAGGCCAGAACGTGGGGTTGGAAAGGAAACTTTCCCTCATTTAACAGTGAAGCGTTTTGCATTCTCCAACCTTCTCTAATTTGCAGTCTGCTTTTCTGATTTTCAAGTCTTTCCCTGGCAACCTCTCACAGAGTAGCAGGTTGAAATGCCCTGTTCTAATAGGAGGCTTAGGTCTGGTAGACCCTACAGCTCTGTTTGGAAAACTCTTCCCTATAGACAGCATGAAATCCATTGTTGAGCCCTAGCTTCTCCCTGTGAAAGACACACCAGGTCATATTTTCAGGAGGCCCTGTGAATAGAGGCTGgctgtcccctcatgtccacacaaGGCAGAGCATTCACAACAACTACATGTGGTGAGAACTACACAAGTGCTTCAGCACGTCACCAGAAAAGCTTTAATTGAGTAGTTGAAAGCTAAAAACAGTGGTGCTTTTTCCTGCATTTCCCAAGTTGCATAGGCACGATCATTGCTGTGGCTTGGTGGCTACTGGAAATGCTGCTCTGGAGCACTCTGTGTTGCCCAAATCGACAGTGCCACCACACGTAGGAACACTGGATTTCTCTGTCTTCCCTCAAGTTTTACAAGCAATGAATACTTCTCTTTACTTGCACTTAGGGTTGAAATGACTTTTCAGAGGTTCCCAACACTTGTAGTAGTTTTTATCTAGGCGGTTGGAGGTCTGGAGGCCCCATTTGGTGACAGCCAGACTGAGGGACGATTCGAACATGAAGGCCTGTTGGGAAGAGGGAAGGTAGGTTAGGACAGGAGAGCGAGAGTTTGCATCCAAGCAAGGTGGCTCTGCTCTACTGCAAACGGGAATTGTGCACATGGTCCAGCACTGCCTAGTTCTGCCTCCAGCCTGATCAACCCAGGAGAGAAAGCTCTTCAGAGCTGGCATTGCAATGCTGCTGTTAACCAGTTTTCAGGAGTATATTCCCTGCATGTCCAGGAAAGCCAGATTGTTCCCACAGCTCTAGTTCAAAGTCTGTCAATGATCATCATTAGATTTTTAGGGGTGCAGAAAGGAGAACAGTCAGGGGTTTTGCTTCTTTCTCCATAGGCTAagacaaaaattaaattaatcagCATGAAAATTCCcaggttcctgctctggcaaCAATTTATGTGGGCAGATGATCAAAGCTGCCTGGCATCGCATGGCTCCAGGGGAGCTCCTGGGAGCTGAACAGTGCTGATTGGTAAAGGGAGCTGAATGCTGCAGCAGTTTGGTCTAAGTACTTTTTCAGCTTGCCAGCAGGAAGCTAGGCTGTACTTTGAGAGTGGCACAGCTGCAGTATACCGTGCTGTATCCAAAATGTTACTGACTCCCTTGGCTCCTTACCATGGTCCCTTCTGCAACCCTCTCAGGCTCCAGCTTGGCTTTGCTCGCCTTCTCAAAACAGTCAGCATCTGGCCCATGAGGAGTCATCATGCTGTGCAAGCTGGCCCCTCCGGGCTGAAAGCCTTCCTCCTTTGCTTCGTAGTGGCCTTTGATGAGCCCCATGAACTCACTCATGCAGTTTCCTGAAGGAGGCATAGGGAAGAGATGTGATTGGGAGGCATCACAGCTGGGCTGTGAGCTCCCTGGCACTCAAGAGCTAAGCTGGGCCTGGCACTGGGTGGAGTGGAGGTGTCGCATGGGAGGACATTGGGGATCCTACAGGCAAGGCTTGTAAAGCTATACAGGTTTTATTGCGCTCCCAAATATCTGGATTCAGAAACAGAGTTCCTTAACGAAGGTGCATTGAAGTTGGTAGACCTGTGCTTTTCCTACCACCTCAAGTTGTGTAAGTACTGTGCCTGCATGGAGACTGCATGGTGGAACCTGATATGTACAGACTTGGATTAGAGATCTTAAGTGCTGGAAAGAAAGTTCTGTATAGTCATCCCTGTGTTACAGGCACAAAATGCCTGGCCAACAGGCTGGTGAGAGAGCCTGGTCTGCTGTCCCAGGCTACAAGgatgaaataatttttatattcTTCTGCCACCTCCAGTCCAGCCAGGTCCTTCAGTACCTCGTGCTTTTGTTTCATGCATTATCTACCTGTTTCTCAAGAGGTAACCGAACACAAGGAACCAAATTTTGTCCTTCCCTGAGGAAAAACAAGTAGACCCTCTGAAACCAATGGAATAATACACTGATAACTTAGGTAAGGATTGCTATATTTCATCATTCAGTACTTACTGAGTTATGCTCCCTGCAAGGGAAGTGCTTTAACAACTGCTGTCCCAAGTGGACCTGATATGACTAGACAATATGGCAACTTTCTGCTTAGCGGTCAGTTTTTGCGAAACCAGGACACGCTTCTGTAAC
Proteins encoded in this region:
- the NDUFB4 gene encoding NADH dehydrogenase [ubiquinone] 1 beta subcomplex subunit 4 — protein: MAPGPPPSAAEVYRPNRFVSLPAELDRDTYDVSPEKRRAEAERLAIRARLKRQYQLQLNNPNPPAIIEDPALIRWAYARTQNVYPTFRPTPKTSFLGALFALGPLLFWAAVFKVERDHKEKLIQEGKYERPFSVF